ATAagtgggatggagagagaaggaTGTCCTGGACCCCTTACCACAGGGATCTGTGTTTTTACCACCTACTTGATGGGAAAGGTTGGGTCTCAGTGAGCTACCAGATAAACAGCTTTAGTTGAAAGAAATCAGTATCAACATATCCCGACATATTTGCATGCACAAATTGGGATGGGGGGATTAGAAGACCAAGATGATGCTGCTGTACATCATTTTCCAGTCTATATGAAGAGCTGAAACTCAACAATTAGCTAAATAATGAAGACACAACCTGAACCTCCTGGGAAAGTTGTTTCTTTTGTGCCTTGCCCTCCCCCCTACAATCATACTTGCTTCATGCTTGCATTTGTCATCAGTACATCAATTACATCTGGTGCAATATATTGACAGTTAAATGACTTGACAATTCTTATCAGCTCTAGCCCAAAAAACCTCACGAAGTTGCAATTTAGAAAGGATAGAGCACATACCTGATAGTACCAACCCAACTGGCCCAGATTCTTTGTTGCAGTCTCAGACATGTCTAAGCATGAGGCTTCTCCTGAATAATTGTAGTATAAATTTACTGCCTGAAAAACGTTCTGCAGCAACAATTTGTCGGAGAGACTGGGATCCTTCAAGAACTTGCAGACTTCCTGCAACAACGACAGAAGAGGGGGGTCTAAATCTGCAAGAAATAGGTTAATACATGATACCTGATAGGATATcaatttattttcaaagtacaGTCAGACCACTTCCAGAAAGCTTCTTTCTATGCAGTGATATACCCTGAGCATTATCATAAAAAGCAGTATTCCATTTGTGTAGTGCATGCTACTATGAGGAACCTGAAACTTTACATTTCCCGattaaaactttgaaaacagTACAACCTTAATATTTCATTCACCAAGCTTTTCAATCCATTTCCCATTCTTTAAAATAGATAATAATTAATAAAGAGTATTAAGGTCCtctgtaatgaaaaataacacacgCAAATATATAACAAAGAAGCTCCAGGTACAGATTGAGGTTCCTGCAGTTTGCTGTAGTACAAATGGAAACATCCATGTAAGGAAAGCTCTAAtatttttaagtccttttatACAGCAGTATTGCAGAATTCTTATTTCTTCATGTTTGGAAAGTTTGAGGTGGTGGAACAAGGCACTGTTTTGGCAGTGAAAAATTGAGAGCAATCTCAGGTAGAGTTTAATTCAAAATCTTAACAGAGGATACAAgtagtggaaaacaaaacaaacggAAAACACAAAAGCTACTGCCCCAGAaagtttttttcatcttaaaacatttttttttaatgtgacaataTTCTCTTTGGCAAGGCTTTCTCCTTACCCCTGCTCCCATGGAGTTGGGACTAATACAAGAACAGCGAAGGGTAAAAAGCTGTGAATCTGAGCTCCCAGCCCATTAGAAGAATCCAAAGTTACTCTCTGCAGGGAGCAAAGGATTCACTGCAACTCCAGTGCTGTTCAAGTACAGGGGCACAGGCACGCAGGGACAACTCACATGGCCAATACAAACTGTGCATCTTCCAAGAAGTGAACTTACTATCCTTCCCTCCCCTGTATAatcttttccctcattttcatTGTGCAAGCTAGGCAATGGATCCCTCCCCTGTTCCCTACAGACAACACCAGAGCACAGCTTTCACATTTTGCCATTCCAAGTAGGTTTTATGGTTTGGCTAGCTCAGCCATCAGTTCTTAACTCAGCAATTAGAGGCCTGGAAAGCTCACTAATTCATGCAAATATACACTGCACACAGATAGCAGAACAGAGGGATGCAGACAGCCCTGTATCTGAAGCTCAGATCGCATGGTAGGGACAGCGTTCAATATTCTGAGATAGTACTGGCAGCCCACAACAGAGAACAGATTAAGcaacatacatatatatccagCTAGTCAAACAcatgttttcccccttttctcaccCTCAGAGTCAGATTAgagtttctgtttcagaaaaagtaTCTGAACAGCTTAAATAACTCAGATTTCATACATCAGCATTGTCCAGACAAGCCACAGCCTTTTCTATTGTAGGTTTATACCTCAGTCAAACAGAGATAGTATGGACAGTGGTGAAGGTGAGCACATTTCTTAAGCTGTGTCAGACTgataacaaagcagaaataattttcaaggtGTTCATACTGCCCTTTGCAGACAGCCATATAGAACAGATCAAtgtccctcccctcctccatcAGGCAGCTCTACACAagggaaatttttattttctgtttaactaCTGTTTAATAGccaaaaatactaatattttatcTGCCTTGCTTGCCATACACAGCAACCCAAAGCCATGCAGGGAAATTCAGCCAGGGtcttaaaagaacaaaaacactCCAAGAAAGTAGGAATCTTGGAGAGAGCACTGCAGATAAACAGAACTGCACAAGTGAAGGTTTGGAAGTGTGAAAAGTGGTCCTGCTTTGAGAAGTAACCCTGCAAGGAATACGTCTGTACAGATCCACATTTCCTCTCTCACTAGTTCTCCCACATCAAAAAGGACATAGGCTCAAAACTTTCTctttaattgcaagctctgcCAGCTAAGCCTGGCATCAGAAGCTCTAATTGCATTTGCTCTTTGTGCAACATTTCTGCTCCTCAAGAACAACTCTGCAGGACAGCTGAGTTTTTTCAGTCATCCCTGGCACTCTTCTTCTGGGCTCTTGATGTAACCTATTAGCCCTACAAGTGGCAGTTAGTCAACAAAACAGTTGATGCACAAGAAGATATTGCCCTGATTGTCTTTTCAGCCATGTTGGTTCTACAGGgccaaaaacaaaggaaaaggtgcagactgggagaggaggagagaattaGTTAAACCAAATGGTCAATTCTACAAGACATTAGTTCTCAGTTACCTGTATAGGCCAAGCTGGCAGAGGCTGTAAGAAGTCAGCTTTATAGGGGTAGTTCACCATAGCCAAGTTTACCCATGTTTCACTCAGCCAGTTTTTCAATATAGCAGCATCCTGAAGATTTTTTAATGGGCTGCACAAATGAAATGTGCTGGAAAGCCACTGTAAACCTGCatctttaatagaaaaataaaataaagtttagttTATTGTACCATTAACACATAGGTCAGTTGTGCTGCtgctaaaaaaatatttcacttagcATAACCAATCTGGTGAAATTATTCCACATACAAGCATAGCAGATCAAATTTTAGTCAACACCTCTAAGTGAAGGGAAATACAATCTGCACACTTCAGCATATGGGTATGTCACAGCTAAGATAACattatctaaaaaaagaaaagacagatttacATGGCATTTAGCATTTTTTTGGTAGGAAGCAACATCAGGGCACTCTTCTTCCCATGAAAGGAAAACTTCAAACCAGCTAGCTCACAGTGCATGGACTATTAATAGACAGATCTCTTGGGACTCTCCTGgccttttctttcattattttatctgGTCTAGAACTCATACAATTCAGCTTCCCAATTTTAATTAGCCAACTCATTGTACCAGGCTTTCTCTTTAGGACACTGAACTCAAGTAgcaagactattttttttaaattgaattccTTTGCTGTACAGTGAGCTCATCTgatatagaatcatttaggttggaaaagacctttaagatcatcgagtccaactgttaacccaaCATTGCCAAGTCCCctactagaccatgtccctaagcaccacatctacacatcttttaaataccttcagggatggtgactcaaccccttccctgggcagcctgttccaacacttGGCAAGCCTGTcagtgaaggaatttttcctaatatccaatctaaacctccctctcctgtttcctctcatcctattgcttgttacttgggagaagggacTAACACCCACctcattacaacctcctttcaggtagctgtagcatttaggttggaaaagactcttaagatcGAGTTCAGCTGAGTCCCTAGCACTGAATCCATAAGGATTGCAGTGTTTTTCTATACCTGATTGTCTCTGTTggcatttaaactattttttttttttttttttttttttttagagtaacAACTATCTGGCCTACTTTGTCAGAAAGGAATACAAGCCTTGAGGTTCTGATCTGGAATCAGCTCCTGTCTGACCTTAGGGATGTTTGGACCTGGATTCTGAATCACACCAGGCACGAACAAAGCCGGTGATCcaacaaaacagacattttaaaaaaaataatgctaagcTCATTTGGCAGTTTTCAGTTCTAAGAtatagtttcaaaaaaaaaaataaaaaaaaatcaatatatataCAGGTGAAAGCCATAACAAACTTGCTGATTTTATGAAGTCATAACACAATCCTAAATATTATGACCCTTTGAAAAAGCATTGGTGAGGTCTCACCTGTTGAGGAAAGGTGGTTAATGGCATTCCAGGAATTCCGGATGCTTTCTGAGCAGCCTGTCCCACCTTTTTTGAAATCATTAGTCACTATGCTGAAATAAGTGCCACATGGAACCAAGTCACCAAACTGCCAGATTGGGGCAGAGGctgccagagctctgcaaagGGACATAAAAAGATTGTTTGGAAAAACATATGCATCCTGAACCCCTGCAAAGTGAACTTCCATCCTCTAGTCAATACCCTCCCCACAGCCACTATCTAAGTAGTATTTAAAATTCAGCTTGGACACTAAGCCCTAGGCAAACTAGCCATAATTTTGCAAAACTATTCCAAAGGTCTGCATGCAAAGGCTGTTGAAGGTTGTAAGTCTTGGACTCTAGTACAAAGATATCAGTAAACACATAAAATAGAAATTCAGACTTGcttactttattatttttcattctcatCTAGCAACTAGGTCTTTCTCACTAGGCATTGTGCAAACTCAACTGAAGAGAGCCCCTGCCCACAAAAATCTACTCTCTAGCAGGTGCAGCTGACACActtgagggacaggatgccatccagagggacctggccaagcttgagaagtgggtcTGTGtgaacccccggtatcaatacaggctggaggatgaagggattgagagcagccctgtggagaaggacttgagggtactggtggatgaaaagctggacacgagctaacaatgtgcactcacagcccagaaagccaaccatatcctgggctgcatcaaaagaagggtggccagcaggttaagggaggtgattctgctacTCTGGTCTGgcgagacctcacctggagtactgcatccagctctggagccctcagcacaggaaagacatagACCTATTgcagcaggtccagaggagggccacagaaatgatcagagggatggaacacctctcctataaggaaaggctgagagagttggggttgttcagcctggagaagagaaggctgcggggagaccttattgtggcctttcagtacttaaagggggcttataagaaagatggggacagactttttagtaggtcctgttgcgataggacaaggggtaatggttttaaactaaaggagggtaggtttagactagatctaaagaagaaatttttcacaatgagggtggtgaaacactggcacaggttgcccagagaggtggtagatgccccatccctggaaacatccaaggtcaggttggacggggctttgcacaacctgatctagttgaagatgtccctgctcactgcagggaggttggactagatgacctttacaggtcccttccaacccaaactattctatgattctatttacTAATCTTGTTTCCCAGAGGGGAACTAAGGCACTGAAGACATTAAAGACCTGCCTCAAGTTACCAGGAAGTGTGCTGGGCCTAAAAAAATTGGGTCCAAAGTCAGTGTTCACAATAATTGTTTTTACAAAACTAACAGATAGCTCTGAAAATATACACCATCCAGCACCTGCTGACCTACAGCTGTCTATTAGACAAACAGTGCCTCTTCCCAAATTCAAGGTAACTTAATTCCTCCTCCCAACAGTGAAAAATTCAAGACAGCTTGAATTATAGTACTTCTTCCAGTAATATTTATAGCTGTAATATTTATAGCACAAAAGTAACAAATGCCTGCTCTGTGTTTGAGCAGGATGAGTACACTCACCCAACTACCACATGGGGGTACTTCATCCTAAACCAGGCTGCAAGCATTCCTCCGTAAGATCCTCCTATAGCTATGACAGGACTGTAACGGGCTCCTGCAATGGTCGTCTTTAAGTACTCAATGAGTACTGCAAAGTCTGCCAGAGCTTGTTCTGATGTCAGGTAATTCAGATGCTTGGAATCCTGAGACAAAGCAAGCAGGTTATATACAGCACGGGAGTGATTTCCAGCAGCAGTTTTTCTATTCCCCACAGCAGCTGTCAAGTTCTAAATCTGTGCCTGATAATGAAATATTCTTTGCAAGTGTCCCTTGAAATGCTAGAAAATCTCagatgatgggggggggggggcgttatCCTAGAATTGATAGTTACCAAAATAGGATAGTTGTGTGCTTCTAGCACATCTAAATCTTACTCAGGCTAACAGTCATTGCACTGGCAAGAGTTACAATAGGCAGAATTATGTTTGTATAGAACACATTTAAGGAAGACAAAAGAAGACACTTACACTGAAAGACTCATTCCCAAAGGGCAAAGATTCTCCATAATATCTATGTTCAGCAAATACTAACATGGCATTAAGTTCTTCAGCCACATCCCACATAAAACCCTAGTTGGAGGAAAACACATGTAAATAAGTTGAATCAATTATTTTCAAAGTCCCTACTTTCAGTCCAGTGTATTCCAACTCTTACTCTT
The genomic region above belongs to Mycteria americana isolate JAX WOST 10 ecotype Jacksonville Zoo and Gardens chromosome 1, USCA_MyAme_1.0, whole genome shotgun sequence and contains:
- the PRCP gene encoding lysosomal Pro-X carboxypeptidase, coding for MLRLLLLLLLLGAPGVLPAPPRRRVAAPPTAPYLTRYLTQQIDHFGFDENLTFQQRYLVADQHWKKDNGPILFYTGNEGDITWFCNNTGFMWDVAEELNAMLVFAEHRYYGESLPFGNESFSDSKHLNYLTSEQALADFAVLIEYLKTTIAGARYSPVIAIGGSYGGMLAAWFRMKYPHVVVGALAASAPIWQFGDLVPCGTYFSIVTNDFKKGGTGCSESIRNSWNAINHLSSTDAGLQWLSSTFHLCSPLKNLQDAAILKNWLSETWVNLAMVNYPYKADFLQPLPAWPIQEVCKFLKDPSLSDKLLLQNVFQAVNLYYNYSGEASCLDMSETATKNLGQLGWYYQACTEMVMPMCTDGINDMFEPQKWDFDALSEECYKLWGVRPRPSWILSMYGGKNISSHSNIVFSNGGLDPWSAGGVTQNITDSLVAIMIPDGAHHLDLRSRNPLDPKSVQQARALEVCYMKQWIEKARHSH